A genome region from Cucumis sativus cultivar 9930 chromosome 4, Cucumber_9930_V3, whole genome shotgun sequence includes the following:
- the LOC101214314 gene encoding abscisic acid receptor PYL2: MAAKKTSPLPGLEADEYQELQPLIQTYHKFEPSPNTTTSLITQRIDAPLDAVWPFVRSFDNPQKYKHFIKSCKMSAGDGGVGSIREVTVVSGLPASTSTERLEILDDEKHILSFRVVGGEHRLNNYRSVTSVNEFNKDSKVYTIVLESYIVDIPEGNTGEDTKMFVDTVIKLNLQKLAGVATASQHEHEHEHE; this comes from the exons ATGGCGGCGAAGAAAACGTCACCTTTGCCAGGATTAGAAGCTGATGAATACCAAGAACTTCAACCCCTCATTCAAACTTACCACAAATTTGAACCTTCTCCTAACACTACCACTTCTCTCATCACCCAACGTATCGACGCTCCTCTCGACGCCGTCTGGCCTTTCGTTCGCAGCTTCGATAATCCCCAAAAGTACAAGCACTTCATCAAAAGCTGCAAAATGtcag CCGGGGATGGCGGGGTCGGCAGCATTAGAGAGGTGACGGTGGTTTCCGGCCTTCCGGCATCAACGAGCACAGAAAGGCTAGAGATTTTGGACGATGAGAAGCATATATTAAGCTTCAGGGTGGTGGGAGGAGAGCACCGGCTGAACAATTACCGATCAGTGACGTCGGTGAACGAGTTCAACAAAGACAGCAAAGTTTACACCATCGTTTTGGAGTCTTACATCGTTGACATACCAGAAGGGAACACCGGTGAGGATACCAAAATGTTCGTCGACACTGTCATCAAACTGAATCTTCAAAAACTTGCTGGGGTTGCCACTGCCTCTCAGCATGAACATGAACATGAACATGAATAG